One genomic region from Candida albicans SC5314 chromosome 6, complete sequence encodes:
- the FCA1 gene encoding cytosine deaminase (Cytosine deaminase; enzyme of pyrimidine salvage; functional homolog of S. cerevisiae Fcy1p; mutation is associated with resistance to flucytosine (5-FC) in a clinical isolate; hyphal downregulated; gene has intron), whose amino-acid sequence MTFDDKKGLQVALDQAKKSYSEGGIPIGSCIISSDDTVLGQGHNERIQKHSAILHGEMSALENAGRLPGKTYKDCTIYTTLSPCSMCTGAILLYGFKRVVMGENVNFLGNEKLLIENGVEVVNLNDQECIDLMAKFIKEKPQDWNEDIGE is encoded by the exons ATGACGTTTGACGACAAAAAAGGTTTACAAGTTGCTCTTGATCAAGCCAAGAAAA GTTACTCAGAAGGTGGGATACCTATTGGTTCATGTATTATTTCATCTGATGACACAGTATTAGGCCAAGGTCACAACGAAAGAATCCAAAAACATTCAGCTATTTTACATGGAGAAATGTCAGCATTAGAAAACGCAGGAAGATTACCAGGAAAAACTTATAAAGATTGTACCATCTATACTACTTTATCACCATGTAGTATGTGTACTGGGGCCATTTTATTATATGGATTCAAAAGAGTTGTGATGGGAGAAAATGTCAATTTCTTGGGTAATGAAAAgttattgattgaaaatggTGTCGAAGTTGTGAATTTAAATGATCAAGAATGTATTGATTTGATGGccaaattcattaaagaGAAACCACAAGATTGGAATGAAGATATTGGAGAATAA
- a CDS encoding uncharacterized protein (Ortholog(s) have role in actin filament debranching, negative regulation of Arp2/3 complex-mediated actin nucleation and actin cortical patch, nucleus localization) has protein sequence MSSSLYTFSPETLSALTKFRFQSAKVDKVQAVIYTIDKKSHEIKQEDEIIDSIEELVEELPDTSPRYVILSYPFKLDDGRLKTPLVMLYWIPPTSGQESRMLYAGAVEQFRDKAGVSKLIKLEEEEDFDDLKEQLI, from the exons ATG TCATCTTCGTTATATACATTTTCTCCAGAAACACTATCAGCATTAACAAAGTTTAGATTTCAAAGTGCCAAAGTGGATAAAGTTCAAGCTGTTATAT ACACGATTGACAAAAAGAGTCatgaaatcaaacaagaagatgaaattataGATTCCATAGAAGAATTGGTTGAGGAATTACCCGACACCTCTCCTAGATACGTCATCCTATCATATCCCTTCAAACTAGATGATGGGCGATTGAAAACACCATTAGTTATGTTATACTGGATCCCACCAACAAGTGGACAAGAAAGTAGAATGCTCTATGCTGGTGCAGTTGAGCAATTTAGAGATAAAGCTGGAGTCTCAAA ATTGATCAAacttgaagaagaagaggactttgatgatttgaaagaacaattgatttag
- the YHM2 gene encoding Yhm2p (Predicted carrier protein; exports citrate from and imports oxoglutarate into the mitochondrion; alkaline induced; Spider biofilm repressed) yields MSKQIEKKPISFANIALGAGLNLAEVTTLGQPLEVIKTTMAANRSLTMPQAAKFVWSRGGILGFYQGLIPWAWIEASTKGAVLLFVSAEAEYQFKKLGMNNFVSGMGGGITGGLAQAYLTMGFCTCMKTVEITRSKQANTPGVPQQTSFQVFKEIYRKEGIRGINKGVNAVAIRQMTNWGSRFGFSRLAEESIRSLTGKSESQKLSAWEKIASSVIGGGLSAWNQPIEVIRVEMQSKTNDPNRPKNLSVAGAFKYIYQQNGIKGLYRGVTPRIGLGVWQTVFMVAFGDIFKRMLNTDGTGH; encoded by the coding sequence ATGtctaaacaaattgaaaagaaaccaaTCAGCTTTGCTAATATTGCTCTTGGGGCAGGTTTAAACCTTGCTGAAGTGACTACTTTGGGTCAACCATTAGAGGTCATTAAAACCACCATGGCTGCCAATCGTTCTTTGACCATGCCACAAGCTGCTAAATTTGTTTGGTCTCGTGGCGGGATTTTAGGATTCTATCAAGGTTTGATCCCATGGGCTTGGATTGAAGCCAGTACTAAAGGTGCTgtgttattgtttgtttctGCTGAAGCCGAATAccaattcaagaaattgggTATGAACAACTTTGTCAGTGGAATGGGTGGTGGTATCACTGGTGGGTTAGCACAAGCTTATTTGACTATGGGATTCTGTACATGTATGAAAACTGTGGAAATCACTCGTTCCAAACAAGCCAATACTCCAGGTGTACCACAACAAACTTCATTCCAAGTATTCAAAGAAATTTACCGTAAAGAAGGGATTAGAGGTATAAATAAAGGTGTCAATGCTGTTGCCATTAGACAAATGACCAATTGGGGTTCAAGATTCGGGTTCAGTAGATTGGCTGAAGAATCAATCAGAAGTTTGACCGGGAAATCAGAATCACAAAAGTTGCTGGCCTGGGAAAAGATTGCCAGTAGtgttattggtggtggGTTGAGTGCTTGGAACCAGCCAATTGAAGTTATTAGAGTTGAAATGCAAAGTAAAACAAATGATCCGAACCGTCCAAAGAACTTGAGTGTTGCTGGGGCTTTCAAATACATTTACCAACAAAATGGTATCAAGGGTTTATATAGAGGTGTCACTCCAAGAATTGGGTTAGGTGTTTGGCAAACAGTGTTTATGGTTGCCTTTGGTGATATCTTTAAAAGAATGTTGAATACCGATGGTACTGGTCATTAA
- a CDS encoding TFIIH/NER complex subunit (Putative TFIIH complex subunit; possibly an essential gene, disruptants not obtained by UAU1 method), with amino-acid sequence MEAISDRLFNENANTIESGNDDPSLLTIILDLSMKGWYNIKEMISIQDITKSLLVFLNGHLSLNNSNQVAFLVSSTMGSKFLYPDLTMVGNPNVSEHSEHFPDMYRSFKMVDQSVLQRLNEYIEEIIKFETGNEKKGFNCLTGAISMALTYTNRMLTLDQSITTTTAAAMTASTLESTSNNNNTSGTSGSSSTSSSTSMKSRVLIVSANDDDDLRYIPLMNCIFAAQKMKVSIDVAKLGHNNSSYLQQASDATKGVYLHIEDPKGIIQVLSTAFFIEPNLRPYIILPTNSNVNYRASCFITGKSVDLGYVCSVCLCIMSQLPQSGKCPACDSEFDKKIIQDLNREPQVISKKKRKLENGSSTK; translated from the coding sequence ATGGAAGCCATATCCGATAGACTATTTAATGAGAATGCAAACACGATAGAATCAGGGAATGATGACCCATCATTATTGACTATAATACTAGATCTTTCAATGAAAGGATGGTATAACATCAAAgaaatgatttcaataCAAGATATCACCAAATCATTACTAGTTTTCTTGAATGGGCATTTGTCATTAAACAATAGTAATCAAGTGGCATTTTTAGTGAGTTCTACTATGGGTTCTAAATTTTTATATCCCGATTTAACTATGGTTGGAAACCCCAACGTGAGTGAACATTCTGAACATTTTCCTGACATGTATCGACTGTTTAAAATGGTTGACCAATCTGTGCTACAACGATTGAACGAGTATATTGAAGAGATTATCAAATTCGAGACAGGGAATGAAAAAAAGGGTTTCAATTGCTTGACTGGAGCAATCAGTATGGCTTTAACGTACACAAATAGAATGTTAACGTTGGATCAATCaatcaccaccacaactGCTGCTGCAATGACAGCTTCTACGCTTGAAAGTAcatccaacaacaataatactaGTGGCACTAGTGGATCATCTAGTACCTCATCTAGCACATCGATGAAATCAAGAGTTTTGATTGTGTCTgctaatgatgatgacgatcTTAGGTATATTCCATTGATGAATTGTATATTTGCTGCCCAGAAAATGAAAGTGTCTATTGACGTAGCAAAATTGGGTCATAACAACTCATCCTATTTACAACAAGCTTCTGATGCCACCAAGGGGGTTTATTTACACATTGAAGATCCAAAGGGAATAATTCAAGTGTTATCAACCGCATTTTTTATAGAACCCAACCTACGACCATACATTATTTTACctacaaattcaaatgtcAATTATCGAGCCAGTTGTTTCATTACTGGGAAATCAGTGGACTTGGGATATGTGTGTTCTGTTTGTTTATGTATTATGTCACAATTGCCTCAAAGTGGTAAATGCCCAGCTTGTGATtctgaatttgataaaaagaTCATTCAAGATTTAAATAGAGAACCTCAagttatttcaaaaaagaaaagaaaacttgaaaatgGGAGTCTGACTAAATAG
- a CDS encoding uncharacterized protein (Ortholog(s) have role in nuclear pore organization, spindle pole body duplication and nuclear pore transmembrane ring, spindle pole body localization): protein MTTFSREFTKVYDYQALFNKVLNKRLRFVLNINLILSFILALVYEFMPTANSNSDTNHSIWQSIPVLICVKVPTIFFTLSVIRQVRKQFLIVEYSHHKTLGAQIYYSILSFQFLINWLGYLISSWLIFGVVIIFTSKLKFNLSDYYILSKEYRQHPIINDQWVYYWYNPVFISFFYTCNQLIFQRQRLNFEIGNIRNKPQNYLFKHLPILLGNSLGLNLFVISLTPITYWLVKYYIYKSFILIILIFRLDSDIIPNNNTSWITYLQLSYLSFFIILSWEVVNHVFNVYATIGCLDGNKPISSYSTDPLNCLLSGLRDVDPNYQLSRLTAFQELAYLATSSDKEALKLRFKIFSFRSKKLNAWTSLLEECALVIKETTDRINYRSTSDLNALKSLEISGLKGNINNYRDSKQNSDNLFGNSFINTSPVDKKSSELIKKYQANTSTTAEGKKKSNKVQELIGSIQHFASQFFGNFQKTIGDANQLQEKFAKSFNFKHYLQIYQNYKDKFLQTYIGIFFRITIKRDNESRIINPINFCNSIIAISNLLQYSIEEDKYDIISNDDVCKVLNLLEKPIRATTNYIDYLPASVYVPQNSQPKKHSCLMGKLHDLSMHEFYEICIRFNGKLNDLILTPRTYKLVKWVIDKEIAIQQEIQKQKHQKLNLK, encoded by the coding sequence ATGACAACGTTTAGTAGGGAGTTCACAAAGGTGTATGATTACCAAGCACTTTTCAACAAAGTTTTGAACAAACGTTTGAGATTTGTGCTTAATATCAATCTAATATTGTCCTTCATTCTAGCATTAGTGTACGAATTTATGCCCACGGCgaattcaaattcagaTACAAATCATTCGATTTGGCAAAGCATTCCTGTATTAATATGTGTCAAAGTTCcaaccattttttttactttaaGTGTAATTCGTCAAGTCCGTAAACagtttttgattgttgaatattCTCATCATAAAACATTGGGAGcacaaatttattattcaattttatccttccaatttttgatcaattggttGGGGTATTTGATATCTAGCTGGCTAATATTCGGAGTGGTGATAATTTTCACcctgaaattgaaatttaacTTGTCAGATTACTATATATTATCTAAAGAGTATCGTCAACATCCAATAATTAATGATCAATGGGTTTACTATTGGTATAATCCtgttttcatttcatttttttacacttgcaatcaattgattttccaaAGACAACgtttaaattttgaaattggtaaTATCAGAAATAAACctcaaaattatttatttaagCACCTCCCTATTTTGTTGGGTAATTCTTTGggtttgaatttatttgtGATATCGTTGACTCCTATAACTTATTGGTTAGTTAagtattatatttataagaGTTTCATTTTGATCATATTGATTTTCAGATTGGATAGTGATATTATTCCTAATAATAACACTAGTTGGATAACATATTTACAGTTGAGTTATTTGTcgtttttcattattttaaGCTGGGAAGTTGTCAATCATGTTTTCAATGTATATGCGACTATTGGGTGTCTTGATGGCAACAAACCAATTTCGAGCTACAGTACTGATCCactcaattgtttattatctGGGTTACGTGACGTGGACCCTAACTATCAATTGAGTAGATTGACTGCTTTCCAAGAATTGGCATATTTAGCAACTAGTTCAGATAAGGAGGCGCTCAAATTAcgtttcaaaattttcagtTTTCGTTCTAAGAAATTGAACGCCTGGACTTCATTATTGGAAGAGTGTGCATTGGTAATCAAGGAAACTACAGATAGAATCAATTATAGAAGCACAAGTGATTTGAATGCATTAAAAAGTTTAGAGATTTCTGGACTTAAAGGCAATATCAATAACTACCGTGATAGTAAACAAAATTCAGACAATTTATTTGGGAACTCGTTTATTAACACTAGTCCTGTTGACAAAAAGTCACTGGAACTAATTAAGAAATATCAAGCCAATACATCTACCACTGCTGAgggaaaaaagaaatccaATAAAGTACAAGAACTCATTGGACTGATTCAACATTTTGCCTCACAgttttttggaaattttcaaaaaacaattggTGACGCCaatcaattacaagaaaaatttgcaaAACTGTTTAACTTCAAACACTATTTGCAAATTTATCAGAATTATAAAGATAAATTCTTACAAACCTATATTGGGATATTTTTCAGAATCACTATAAAAAGAGACAATGAATCAAGAATAATCAACCCCATCAATTTCTGCAACTCAATTATTGCTATATCAAACTTGTTacaatattcaattgaagagGATAAGTACGATATCATTAGTAATGATGACGTTTGTAAAGTTCTAAATTTACTTGAGAAACCAATTAGAGCCACAACAAActatattgattatttaccAGCATCGGTTTATGTGCCGCAAAATTCTCAACCTAAAAAGCATAGTTGCTTGATGGGGAAATTACACGATTTATCTATGCATGAGTTTTATGAAATCTGTATTCGATTTAATGggaaattaaatgatttgatattgacACCAAGAACTTATAAATTGGTTAAATGGGTAATTGATAAGGAAATTGCTATTCAGcaagaaattcaaaaacaaaaacatcAGAAGCTAAATTTAAAGTAA
- a CDS encoding uncharacterized protein (Ortholog of C. dubliniensis CD36 : Cd36_60540, C. parapsilosis CDC317 : CPAR2_602830, Candida tenuis NRRL Y-1498 : CANTEDRAFT_108530 and Debaryomyces hansenii CBS767 : DEHA2F15532g) — translation MSKRVREEKEEEEQSTNSRITGDQSILCNYHPCFNQAFEDYQQYHLHVVSIHEHTCESCLKVFPNKSFLSLHIDENHNPLLQIKQERGDKIFKCYTESCKAVFSNPKERKHHLIEIHNYPIDYPFNIVNDGI, via the coding sequence ATGAGTAAAAGAGTcagagaagaaaaagaggaagaagagcAATCAACTAATAGCAGAATAACCGGAGATCAATCAATACTCTGCAATTATCACCCATGCTTTAATCAGGCATTTGAagattatcaacaatatcatttACATGTTGTTTCCATTCATGAACATACATGTGAGTCATGCCTAAAAGTATTTCCCAATAAGAGTTTTCTTTCATTACATATAGATGAGAACCATAACCCACTACTACAAATAAAGCAGGAAAGAGGTgataaaatattcaaatgtTATACGGAGTCATGTAAGGCAGTTTTTTCAAACCCCAAAGAAAGGAAACACcatttaattgaaatacACAATTATCCCATTGATTATCCCTTTAATATAGTAAATGATGGAATATAA
- the RPS13 gene encoding 40S ribosomal protein uS15 (Putative ribosomal protein of the small subunit): protein MGRMHSSGKGISSSALPYSRNAPSWFKLSSDDVVEQIIKYARKGLTPSQIGVILRDAHGVSQAKVVTGNKILRILKSNGLAPEIPEDLYYLIKKAVSVRKHLEKNRKDKDSKFRLILIESRIHRLARYYRTVAVLPPNWKYESATASALVA, encoded by the exons ATGGGTCGTATGCATTCATCT GGTAAAGGTATTTCCTCCTCCGCTCTTCCATACTCAAGAAACGCTCCATCCTGGTTCAAATTGTCTTCTGACgatgttgttgaacaaatcatcaaatacGCCAGAAAAGGTTTGACTCCATCTCAAATTGGTGTTATCTTAAGAGATGCTCACGGTGTTTCTCAAGCCAAGGTTGTCACTGGTAACAAGATCTTGAGAATCTTAAAATCTAACGGTTTAGCTCCAGAAATTCCAGAAGATTTATACTACTTGATCAAGAAAGCTGTCTCTGTCAGAAAGCACTTGgaaaaaaacagaaaagaCAAAGATTCTAAATTCAGattaattttgattgaatCAAGAATCCACAGATTGGCTAGATACTACAGAACTGTTGCTGTCTTACCACCAAACTGGAAATACGAATCTGCTACTGCCTCTGCTTTAGTTGCTTAA
- the SLY41 gene encoding Sly41p (Protein involved in ER-to-Golgi transport; rat catheter and Spider biofilm induced): MYQHQDQTQHQYYQQYNSYNPSIEDLIASSDDKRYQNGGIGNSLQRPPVAGLPYISSQVNPNTSSANLSKLTSNINNYGYNNNNNSHIQLHTPPLSSNPSFTSFQNLNYPLSPLSKPTSPEPILSAASVTTSNFLASSFFSWLPPIDVKIVSFCIGWYLCSIISSNSTKLILNDFKFPVTLTQFQFSASFTFCLVFLNIVKVNPESISSKLPPGFIPSMTDTNRISLSEFITPTRLIIQTTLPMGMFQFIGHITSHKATSLIPVSIVHTIKSLSPIITVLIYRFLFGKSYRMRTYVTLIPLCCGIMLTCYKKSHTSNQNNVPGAGSSVINNNLDKINTNNNYSTGLIFAFISMIIFVSQNIFAKKRLTVESTNAIPMNNKSSLRINSNKVDKLTILFYCSIIGFILTCPIYFVTEWMNYNAFGAISLLQLNSYVMSLVLLNGLSHFVQSLLAFQILGMVSPINYSIANILKRIFIILISFIWESKQFSNSQSIGLVITLFGLYCYDRWGTVSNSGSASNPGKY; the protein is encoded by the coding sequence ATGTATCAGCACCAAGATCAAACTCAGCATCAGTATTACCAACAGTATAATTCATACAACCCGTCCATAGAGGATTTGATTGCCTCATCAGATGATAAACGGTATCAAAATGGTGGTATCGGTAACCTGTTACAAAGACCTCCAGTAGCAGGTTTACCTTATATTTCGTCACAAGTTAACCCAAACACTTCATCAGCCAACTTATCCAAGCTAACAAGCAATATTAACAACTATGggtacaacaacaacaacaacagccacATTCAATTACACACACCACCATTATCTTCAAACCCATCTTTCACTTCGTTCCAGAATTTGAACTACCCATTATCACCACTCAGCAAGCCAACGTCACCCGAACCTATACTATCTGCCGCATCAGTAACCACAAGCAACTTTTTAGCGTCGTCTTTTTTCAGTTGGTTGCCTCCTATTGATGTTAAGATTGTTTCGTTTTGTATTGGTTGGTATTTATGCTCCATTATTTCGTCGAACtcaacaaaattgattctaaaTGATTTCAAGTTCCCGGTAACATTGactcaatttcaattttctgCTAGTTTTACTTTTTGTCTAGTATTTCTTAACATAGTTAAAGTCAACCCAGAGAGTATTAGCAGTAAGTTACCCCCAGGATTTATACCGTCAATGACTGATACCAACAGAATCAGTCTTTCAGAATTTATCACACCAACAAGATTGATTATACAAACCACTTTGCCCATGGGTATGTTCCAATTTATTGGCCACATAACAAGTCACAAGGCAACTTCATTAATCCCAGTGTCAATCGTTCACacaataaaatcattaagTCCAATTATCACAGTATTGATTTACCGATTCTTATTTGGAAAATCGTACAGGATGAGAACCTATGTCACTTTAATTCCATTATGTTGTGGGATCATGTTGACTTGTTATAAAAAAAGCCATACTAGTAATCAAAACAATGTGCCGGGTGCTGGTAGCAGtgttattaataataatcttgaCAAGATCAACACTAACAATAATTATTCTACTGGCTTAATATTTGCATTTATTTCCATGATTATTTTTGTCAGTCAAAACATTTTTGccaaaaaaagattaaCGGTTGAATCTACTAATGCTATTCCAATGAACAACAAATCATCGCTCAGAATCAATTCCAATAAAGTAGATAAATTAACTATATTGTTTTACTGTTCTATAATTGGATTTATTTTGACATGcccaatttattttgtcaCTGAATGGATGAATTATAATGCCTTTGGCGCCATATCACTTTTGCAACTCAATTCATATGTGATGAGTTTAGTTTTATTGAATGGATTGAGTCATTTTGTACAATCATTGTTAGCATTCCAAATACTAGGAATGGTTAGTCCTATCAACTATTCCATTGCCAACATTTTAAAGagaatatttattattttgatttcatttatttggGAACTGAAACAATTCTCTAATAGCCAATCAATAGGGTTAGTTATCACTTTGTTTGGGTTATACTGTTATGATAGATGGGGCACAGTCTCAAACTCAGGCAGTGCCAGTAATCCAGGAAAATACTAA
- the NHX1 gene encoding bifunctional K:H/Na:H antiporter (Protein similar to S. cerevisiae Nhx1p, which is an Na+/H+ exchanger required for intracellular sequestration of Na+) gives MSSLTIYAAKILLKRAISGDLEEDTPDLTTPDDAEDSNPVENEIFSSWALFILLFLLMSALWSSYFLQQRRIKAVHETVLSIFCGMIVGLIIRMSPGHYIQDAVKFNPGYFFNILLPPIILNSGYELHQANFFRNLGSILTFAIPGTFISALVVGIILYIWTALGLDNVSLEFVDALAVGATLSATDPVTILSIFNAYKVDPKLYTIIFGESLLNDAISIVMFETCQKFHGQPVRFSSFFQGVGLFLMTFTISTIIGIFIGILVALILKHSHIRRYPQIETCLVLLFAYQSYFFSNGAHMSGIVSLLFCGITLKHYAYFNMSRRTQIATKYIFQLLAQLSENFIFIYLGLSLFTEVELVFKPMLIIVAFIAICVARWSAVFPLSRFLNFFYRTRFERYSAGTLSTSAGNMINMPDEISHSYQMMIFWAGLRGAVGVALAMGFSGEAKWTLLATVLVVVVLTVILFGGTTASMLEILGIKIGCVDESGDFSDDEFDIEAPPRFPQQSQQSNISSVANKNQNIYGNRRFARSSKLSNYKDNLSAVNLLDQEHGGVPNTGNSSTSNFANVNDDDDDDEIVGSDVDDFISGSISNSTSNINNNNDRGGVLGAILSAEEHAKWFTRFDEEVLKPVLLDTLPSTGQSSQNNSTSNLNSSGNGNGKRNQS, from the coding sequence atGTCCAGTCTAACGATATATGCTGCCAAGATATTGCTAAAACGAGCTATATCTGGTGATTTGGAAGAAGATACCCCAGATCTAACTACTCCTGATGACGCCGAAGATTCAAATCCagttgaaaatgaaattttctCAAGTTGGGCGTTGttcattttattgtttttgttaatGAGTGCCTTGTGGTCATCATATTTCTTACAGCAACGAAGAATCAAGGCCGTCCATGAAACAGTATTGAGTATTTTTTGTGGTATGATTGTGGGATTGATCATTAGAATGTCACCGGGTCATTACATCCAGGATGCAGTTAAATTCAATCCAggttattttttcaatattttattgCCTCCCATTATATTGAACAGTGGATATGAACTACATCAAGCGAACTTCTTTAGAAATTTGGGTAGTATTTTGACATTTGCTATCCCAGGAACATTTATATCTGCCTTGGTTGTGGGAATAATTCTTTACATTTGGACAGCTTTAGGGTTGGATAACGTTAGTTTAGAATTCGTTGACGCCTTGGCAGTCGGAGCAACTTTATCGGCCACTGACCCCGTTACAATTTTGTCTATTTTCAATGCGTACAAGGTGGACCCCAAACTATACACTATTATATTTGGTGAATCGTTATTAAATGATGCTATTTCTATTGTTATGTTTGAAACCTGTCAAAAGTTCCATGGTCAACCAGTTAGGTTTTCCTCATTTTTTCAAGGGGTAGGATTGTTTTTAATGACTTTtacaatttcaacaattattgGTATTTTTATTGGTATTTTAGTGgcattgattttgaagCATTCTCATATTAGAAGATATCCACAAATCGAAACATGCTTAGTGTTATTATTTGCTTACCAATcatatttcttttccaaTGGTGCCCATATGTCAGGTATTgtttctttattgttttgtggTATCACTTTAAAACATTATGCCTATTTCAATATGTCCAGAAGAACCCAAATTGCCACCAAatacatttttcaattgttggcCCAATTGTCtgaaaatttcatattcatTTACTTGGGGTTGTCCTTATTTACTGAGGTTGAACTAGTGTTTAAACCAATGTTGATTATTGTTGCATTTATTGCTATCTGTGTAGCTAGATGGTCAGCAGTTTTCCCATTATCCAGatttttaaactttttttaCCGAACAAGATTCGAAAGATATTCTGCTGGTACTTTATCAACATCAGCAGGAAATATGATCAACATGCCAGATGAGATTTCTCATTCATAtcaaatgatgattttcTGGGCTGGGTTAAGAGGTGCTGTTGGTGTAGCCTTGGCCATGGGATTTAGTGGGGAAGCAAAATGGACATTATTGGCTACTGTattggtggttgttgttttgaCAGTTATCTTGTTTGGTGGTACCACAGCATCGATGTTGGAAATTTTAGGTATCAAAATTGGTTGTGTTGATGAATCGGGTGATTTTCTGGATGACGAATTTGACATTGAAGCTCCACCTCGTTTCCCACAACAACTGCAACAATCTAATATTTCTTCAGTGGccaacaaaaatcaaaatatttacgGGAACAGGAGATTTGCCAGATCTTCAAAGCTTTCGAATTACAAAGACAATTTGTCAGCAGTTAATTTACTAGATCAAGAACATGGTGGGGTGCCCAATACTGGCAATAGTTCTACCAGTAATTTTGCCAATGTTAAtgatgacgacgatgatgacGAAATAGTTGGCAGcgatgttgatgatttcatTAGTGGATCTATATCCAACAGTACTagcaacatcaacaacaataatgataGAGGTGGGGTGTTGGGAGCTATTTTGAGTGCTGAAGAACACGCAAAATGGTTTACTAGATTTGATGAAGAGGTATTGAAACCAGTATTATTGGATACTTTGCCATCGACAGGACAATCGAGTCAAAATAATAGTACAAGTAATCTAAATAGTAGCGGTAACGGTAATGGCAAAAGAAACCAAAGTTAA